One genomic window of Leptospira perdikensis includes the following:
- a CDS encoding 5-(carboxyamino)imidazole ribonucleotide synthase, which produces MTNSSKEIQNLKIGVLGSGQLGQMMCLEALPLGYEFFCYSPDKNSPSEKAGAVATVGSYESLSDLKTFLSKIDVLSFEFENIPKSTLEYLESETKNVSIFPPPKALVIAQDRYLEKSHFRKLGFRTAEFFHLTKETSKFNIAISYPWIIKTLRFGYDGKGQVKIKDETDYKVFLENAFLKGEEEYLVEEVIPFQKEISIILTRFQNGEIVCYGAVENEHKNHILDLSIYPARIPTGLNLEAIKMASKLAESLGYVGTMGVEFFLKENQIYLNEFAPRPHNTGHFTQDCQSFSQFQLHVLAITGNLPPTDVRPKPTLMKNILGNEYAESLSIARSLLKDDRYQLHLYGKMEAKPGRKMGHMNFKGTLEDVSSLFHDL; this is translated from the coding sequence ATGACCAACTCCTCTAAAGAAATTCAAAATTTAAAAATTGGCGTTTTGGGTTCAGGCCAGTTGGGTCAGATGATGTGTCTAGAAGCTCTGCCACTCGGTTATGAATTTTTTTGTTACTCTCCTGATAAAAATTCCCCTTCTGAAAAAGCGGGGGCAGTTGCCACAGTTGGTTCTTACGAATCACTCTCTGACTTAAAAACATTTCTTTCTAAAATTGATGTTTTGAGTTTTGAATTTGAAAACATTCCTAAATCTACCTTGGAATATTTGGAATCAGAGACTAAAAATGTCTCCATTTTCCCACCACCAAAGGCCCTTGTCATTGCCCAAGACCGGTATTTGGAAAAGTCTCACTTTCGAAAATTAGGTTTTCGAACAGCAGAATTTTTTCATCTAACGAAGGAAACGTCAAAATTTAACATAGCCATTTCCTATCCCTGGATTATCAAAACACTTCGTTTTGGGTATGATGGAAAAGGTCAGGTGAAGATTAAGGATGAAACAGATTACAAAGTATTTTTAGAAAATGCCTTTCTTAAAGGAGAGGAAGAATATCTTGTAGAAGAAGTTATTCCTTTTCAAAAAGAAATCAGTATCATCCTCACACGTTTTCAAAACGGTGAAATCGTTTGTTATGGTGCTGTGGAAAATGAACACAAAAACCATATATTAGATCTTTCTATTTATCCAGCAAGAATTCCAACTGGCCTTAATTTAGAAGCCATTAAGATGGCCTCCAAACTTGCCGAATCATTGGGTTACGTTGGCACTATGGGTGTGGAATTCTTTTTAAAAGAGAACCAAATTTATCTAAATGAATTTGCTCCAAGACCCCATAATACGGGCCATTTCACTCAAGACTGCCAAAGTTTTTCCCAGTTCCAATTGCACGTTTTGGCGATTACGGGAAATCTACCTCCAACGGATGTTAGGCCAAAGCCAACCTTAATGAAAAATATTTTAGGAAATGAATATGCGGAAAGTTTGTCCATCGCTCGTTCTCTTTTAAAAGATGATAGATACCAACTCCATCTTTATGGAAAAATGGAAGCTAAGCCGGGAAGGAAAATGGGGCATATGAATTTTAAGGGGACTTTAGAAGATGTAAGTTCCCTCTTCCATGATCTTTAA
- the purE gene encoding 5-(carboxyamino)imidazole ribonucleotide mutase: MPTNLPKVAVIMGSHSDWDTMKEACDILTEFGIPFEKEIVSAHRSPERMVEFAKTAKQNGFGVIIAGAGGAAHLPGMTASLTTLPVLGVPVQSKALNGMDSLLSIVQMPKGVPVATLAIGTSGAANAGLLAVRILSLVDSSLHQKLESYADNNRRLALSKNDQLL, encoded by the coding sequence ATGCCTACAAATCTACCAAAAGTAGCTGTCATTATGGGATCACATTCTGATTGGGACACCATGAAGGAAGCCTGTGATATTTTGACCGAGTTTGGAATTCCTTTTGAAAAAGAAATTGTGTCAGCACACCGCTCTCCCGAACGGATGGTAGAGTTTGCAAAAACAGCAAAACAAAATGGATTTGGTGTGATCATTGCTGGTGCCGGAGGTGCTGCCCATTTGCCAGGAATGACTGCTTCTCTTACAACATTGCCCGTGTTAGGTGTTCCAGTTCAATCTAAGGCTTTAAATGGAATGGATAGTTTACTTTCCATAGTACAAATGCCCAAAGGAGTTCCTGTTGCCACCTTGGCCATTGGAACCAGTGGAGCCGCAAATGCAGGGTTACTTGCCGTTCGTATCCTCTCTTTAGTTGATTCCTCTTTACATCAAAAATTAGAATCTTATGCAGACAACAATCGTAGGTTAGCACTATCTAAAAATGACCAACTCCTCTAA
- a CDS encoding UDP-N-acetylmuramoyl-tripeptide--D-alanyl-D-alanine ligase, translating to MIATFEYSLSTILSLFSKDAHWERRENPTFRWITTSSAETKQGSLFIPLRGTRDGHDFIPDALSKGALAFLCEKNHPILKRLSELDKKKAILVSDTLQALGILAKYHRNRFSPILLAVTGSSGKTTTKDLLGGLFGFLNSKSIVVTEKNYNNEIGLPFTLFRITESTRVVICELGMNHRGEIARLSHIAEPTHALITNIGSAHIENLKSREAIAEEKIDIINGMKEKSVLFVPDDLEFLNRAKLRTKKQNTNLVIWKHKEKPELKVKKVEPNGFLLEWKTTEIHWKLPGSKLLSNVRGMLSVGEHFQIEPEQIIKTIQNYKSPDKRLNLNKGYFTIIDDCYNANPESMLSSIGAADQFAKNQNIVWILGSMKELGKFSKYYHEEVGKEIQKMGKGILLGFGEETKPMVKKVTGAKCFTEVEDLIQFVKVNVPKKSVILVKGSRSMKMERIVLALETFKG from the coding sequence ATGATCGCAACATTTGAATATTCCCTGTCAACTATTCTAAGTTTGTTTTCCAAGGATGCACATTGGGAACGGAGAGAAAATCCTACCTTTCGGTGGATCACTACCTCATCGGCTGAAACCAAACAGGGGTCATTGTTTATTCCTTTAAGGGGAACAAGAGATGGACATGATTTTATCCCCGATGCTCTTTCCAAAGGAGCCCTTGCATTTTTATGTGAAAAAAATCATCCCATTCTTAAACGTTTGTCTGAGTTAGATAAGAAAAAAGCTATTTTGGTTTCTGATACTCTGCAAGCTCTCGGTATTTTGGCAAAATACCACAGAAATCGATTTTCCCCTATTCTCCTTGCTGTCACAGGATCTTCCGGCAAAACAACAACAAAGGATTTGTTAGGTGGATTATTTGGTTTTTTAAATTCGAAATCCATTGTAGTTACAGAAAAAAATTATAATAATGAAATTGGCCTTCCTTTTACTTTGTTTCGTATTACCGAATCAACACGTGTTGTTATTTGTGAGTTGGGAATGAATCATAGAGGTGAAATCGCAAGACTCTCTCATATTGCAGAACCTACACATGCGCTCATTACCAATATTGGCTCAGCACATATCGAAAACCTTAAATCAAGAGAAGCAATCGCAGAAGAAAAAATCGATATTATCAATGGAATGAAAGAGAAATCCGTTCTCTTTGTACCAGATGATTTAGAGTTTTTAAATCGGGCGAAACTACGGACAAAAAAACAAAATACCAATCTTGTGATTTGGAAACATAAAGAAAAACCGGAGTTAAAGGTTAAGAAAGTAGAACCCAATGGATTTCTACTGGAATGGAAAACAACGGAAATCCATTGGAAACTTCCTGGATCAAAACTTCTGAGTAATGTTCGAGGAATGCTTTCTGTTGGAGAACATTTCCAAATTGAACCAGAACAAATCATAAAGACCATTCAAAATTACAAAAGTCCAGACAAAAGATTAAATCTAAACAAGGGATATTTTACTATCATCGATGATTGTTATAATGCCAATCCGGAATCAATGTTATCAAGTATCGGAGCAGCCGATCAATTTGCTAAAAATCAAAATATCGTTTGGATTCTTGGTTCTATGAAGGAACTCGGGAAATTTTCAAAATACTACCATGAAGAAGTGGGAAAGGAAATTCAGAAAATGGGAAAAGGAATCTTACTTGGGTTTGGCGAAGAGACAAAACCTATGGTAAAAAAGGTTACCGGAGCCAAATGTTTTACTGAAGTCGAAGACCTCATTCAGTTTGTAAAAGTGAATGTGCCCAAAAAATCGGTAATACTTGTGAAAGGATCAAGGTCTATGAAAATGGAAAGAATTGTGTTGGCCTTAGAAACATTTAAGGGTTGA
- a CDS encoding Gfo/Idh/MocA family oxidoreductase produces MKRSKIKTILIGLGRICSGLESDPFRKKPCTHMGVLQSEWGKDRFELVLGLDTKEEKCQEFQSLWKAETKQVSPDPSKSEFPKNIQLAVISTPSAFHEDWAKHCIRSGIPNLLIEKPVALTKAGAKRIHTLAKKHKTRVWINHERRYHPSYQYVKDQLIKGNLGNLKSIRASVFTSAKNPGFAFSKLGGGPLLHDGTHAVDLIHWFLGKPKLVDAKLERPKKGSVESRAVAWLQTKTGVEIFLDVSGGRDYFQFELDLHTDTHRIICSNDGFQFYLSETSKLYKGFRSLVPYEPKQFPKPETSNAFLGIYEEISQVIAGKKQTLEGTLSDNIEILDLIESIYRRKQ; encoded by the coding sequence ATGAAACGATCCAAAATCAAAACCATCCTGATCGGCCTAGGACGGATTTGTTCCGGTTTGGAATCGGACCCATTTCGAAAAAAACCCTGTACCCATATGGGAGTTTTACAATCCGAATGGGGAAAGGATCGGTTTGAATTGGTCCTAGGTTTGGATACAAAAGAAGAAAAATGCCAAGAATTCCAATCCCTCTGGAAAGCCGAAACAAAGCAGGTTTCTCCTGACCCTTCAAAGTCAGAATTTCCAAAGAATATTCAATTGGCAGTGATATCCACTCCAAGCGCTTTCCATGAAGACTGGGCCAAACACTGCATTCGTTCGGGAATCCCAAATCTACTCATAGAAAAACCAGTGGCACTGACAAAAGCCGGTGCAAAAAGAATCCATACACTTGCCAAAAAACACAAAACTCGGGTTTGGATCAACCATGAGAGGCGTTACCATCCAAGTTACCAATATGTCAAAGACCAACTAATCAAAGGAAATTTGGGAAACCTAAAGTCCATCCGTGCATCTGTTTTCACTTCCGCCAAAAACCCTGGGTTTGCTTTTTCCAAATTGGGTGGCGGACCACTCCTACATGATGGGACCCATGCAGTAGACCTCATCCATTGGTTTCTCGGAAAACCGAAGTTAGTGGATGCAAAATTGGAACGACCAAAAAAAGGGTCTGTAGAATCAAGAGCCGTGGCTTGGTTACAAACCAAAACAGGTGTGGAAATTTTTTTAGATGTATCTGGTGGGCGCGACTATTTTCAATTTGAGCTCGATCTACATACCGATACACACAGGATCATTTGTTCCAATGATGGGTTTCAGTTTTATTTATCCGAAACTTCGAAGTTATACAAAGGGTTTCGTAGTTTGGTTCCTTACGAACCTAAACAATTTCCAAAACCGGAAACTTCGAATGCATTTTTAGGTATTTATGAAGAAATTTCTCAGGTGATTGCAGGGAAAAAACAAACGTTAGAAGGAACTTTATCTGACAATATCGAGATTCTAGATTTGATAGAATCTATTTATAGGCGAAAACAATGA
- a CDS encoding ABC1 kinase family protein: MNSKQNRSVSIYFFVLRTWLEYLVISKIKKKFQTKSRYETSRIQFLKRKGKETKNLFFQLGGVYIKIGQFVSNLFHVLPEEFLWELQDLQDKIPPREFEDINKRWLSDYKKSMTEIFTDLDKTSYASASTAQVHIGYYNDKKVAIKTLYPGIEEDASRDLKTISRILWLIDRFVFKISAKEVNEQLHSMIRSELDLRSELKNLKYTKQLFALEKDFFFPNPIDELCNKHTLVTEFVEGKKIYELGNFESHTKKNPNLEKLVRAYILMIFEYRFFHADPHPGNLIFMESGELCFIDFGAVQSISEEETRILERILIGAMRKDYHLITESLFELGAVTESLSKEELIQIVKYSLEKLNRILDSTNHFRNIGLDTLRPAEDLRFLKEIQVSLKRLLSSLKLPPNFLSLHRVLALLLGNSSYLDPTRSMIDYAEKPFSQIVLKGSSLKKLWKDEGEEFITSLFSLPKEFNEFLYKWNRGEFQTPDSTRKEELRLKEIFTFGALGSIFFFFGMYYSEKLWKEPSILFYILSGLSFWTLAKSSLSYWKQK, translated from the coding sequence ATGAACTCTAAACAAAATCGGTCTGTTTCTATTTATTTTTTTGTATTACGAACTTGGCTTGAATATCTGGTCATTTCCAAAATCAAAAAAAAGTTCCAAACAAAAAGTCGATATGAAACAAGTCGAATTCAGTTTCTAAAACGAAAAGGAAAGGAAACAAAAAACCTTTTTTTTCAACTAGGTGGTGTTTATATCAAAATCGGACAGTTTGTCAGTAACTTGTTCCATGTTTTACCTGAAGAGTTTTTATGGGAACTCCAAGATCTCCAAGATAAAATCCCACCTAGAGAATTTGAAGACATCAACAAACGTTGGCTTAGTGATTACAAAAAATCCATGACGGAAATTTTTACGGACTTAGATAAAACCTCCTATGCCAGTGCTTCCACAGCCCAAGTCCATATTGGTTATTACAATGATAAAAAAGTCGCAATCAAAACTCTTTACCCAGGCATTGAAGAAGATGCTTCACGGGATTTAAAAACCATATCCAGGATCCTTTGGCTCATCGACCGTTTTGTATTTAAAATTTCCGCAAAAGAAGTAAATGAACAACTACATTCCATGATTCGGTCGGAGCTTGATCTTCGAAGCGAACTTAAAAATCTCAAATATACCAAGCAACTATTTGCTTTGGAAAAGGATTTTTTCTTTCCTAATCCCATCGACGAACTTTGTAACAAACACACTCTGGTTACCGAGTTTGTAGAAGGAAAAAAAATATATGAGCTGGGAAATTTTGAATCACATACAAAAAAGAATCCAAATTTAGAAAAGTTGGTTCGTGCTTATATCTTAATGATTTTTGAATACCGATTCTTTCACGCAGATCCACATCCTGGAAATTTAATTTTTATGGAGAGTGGAGAACTTTGTTTTATCGACTTCGGTGCAGTCCAATCCATTTCAGAAGAAGAAACTCGCATTTTAGAAAGAATATTAATTGGTGCTATGCGAAAAGATTACCACTTAATTACAGAATCATTATTTGAACTGGGAGCTGTTACTGAGTCCTTATCTAAAGAGGAACTTATTCAAATTGTTAAATATTCCTTAGAGAAACTCAATCGAATTCTAGATTCCACAAACCACTTCCGTAATATTGGTTTAGATACTCTTCGTCCAGCAGAAGACTTACGATTTCTAAAAGAAATCCAAGTAAGCTTAAAACGACTGCTTTCTAGTCTCAAACTACCACCAAATTTTTTAAGTCTCCACCGCGTACTCGCTTTGTTACTTGGAAACTCCTCCTATTTAGATCCAACACGTTCCATGATTGATTACGCAGAGAAACCATTTTCCCAAATTGTTTTAAAAGGCAGTTCTTTAAAAAAACTTTGGAAAGATGAAGGAGAAGAATTCATTACAAGTCTTTTTTCCTTACCAAAAGAATTCAATGAGTTCCTATACAAATGGAACCGAGGAGAGTTTCAAACCCCTGATTCTACCAGGAAAGAGGAACTTCGGTTGAAAGAGATTTTTACCTTTGGAGCCCTGGGTTCGATATTTTTCTTTTTCGGAATGTATTATTCTGAAAAATTATGGAAAGAACCAAGCATATTATTTTATATACTATCAGGACTTAGTTTTTGGACTTTAGCCAAATCAAGTCTAAGTTATTGGAAACAAAAATAA
- a CDS encoding lipoprotein signal peptidase produces MNLPKTPFFSVFKPRYLAFVAFGLFLDLSSKYIIITKMFAQESIPVLGDFFRLSLTFNTGFVFGLFQDNALPSLFATGFAIVFLIFYRWQNADLGNAWGWNFVMAGAFGNFSDKFFVKIPGVGFRFGFTPEKPGIEYIGVVDFLDFEWPDFLLFDRWPAFNVADSCVSIGIVILLLTMDWKELDKK; encoded by the coding sequence ATGAATCTACCTAAAACCCCATTTTTTTCGGTCTTTAAACCAAGATATCTTGCCTTCGTTGCTTTTGGACTTTTTTTAGATTTGTCATCCAAATACATCATCATCACTAAAATGTTTGCTCAGGAAAGTATCCCCGTGTTAGGTGATTTTTTTAGACTTTCTTTAACCTTTAACACTGGGTTTGTTTTTGGACTTTTTCAAGACAATGCACTCCCATCTCTTTTTGCTACAGGTTTTGCGATTGTATTTTTAATTTTCTATCGTTGGCAAAATGCTGATTTAGGAAACGCATGGGGTTGGAATTTTGTTATGGCAGGGGCCTTTGGAAACTTTTCCGATAAGTTCTTTGTTAAAATTCCTGGTGTTGGTTTTCGATTTGGATTCACCCCTGAAAAACCAGGAATTGAATACATTGGAGTGGTCGATTTTTTAGACTTTGAATGGCCTGATTTTTTACTTTTTGATCGTTGGCCAGCATTCAATGTTGCAGACTCTTGTGTTTCTATTGGAATTGTAATCCTTCTTTTGACTATGGATTGGAAAGAATTAGATAAAAAGTAA
- a CDS encoding amidohydrolase, with amino-acid sequence MAVIKIAIYQKNLHKRISPEEISKIQQSKAHFLLLPEGFPHFFQSESPENATKHEKEYQDQILEISESFPGVILGGSHYRKNEEGHLVSALPIVQSLVLVDFYEKKSPSTSKEPGVVPGKTESIFIMGGLRFGLLVGEDLENESIWKEFKKEDIEIIFYLSYADEKRSYEEDLTYFESLAKEKSVHLIRVCGPSDGKPARSLYASPSGINWKVGKSEEDKDVLKTLSVNVMRSYLL; translated from the coding sequence ATGGCAGTCATCAAAATCGCAATTTATCAAAAGAACCTTCACAAACGCATTAGTCCTGAGGAAATTTCTAAAATCCAACAAAGTAAGGCACATTTTTTACTTTTACCCGAAGGATTTCCCCATTTCTTTCAAAGTGAATCGCCAGAAAATGCAACCAAACATGAAAAGGAATACCAAGACCAGATATTAGAAATTTCTGAAAGTTTTCCAGGAGTGATTCTTGGTGGAAGTCATTATCGTAAAAATGAAGAAGGTCATCTTGTATCCGCTCTGCCAATTGTTCAATCTCTAGTCCTAGTTGATTTTTATGAAAAAAAATCTCCATCCACATCGAAGGAACCAGGTGTTGTACCGGGAAAAACAGAATCTATTTTTATTATGGGTGGGCTACGTTTTGGACTTCTTGTCGGTGAAGATTTAGAAAATGAATCGATCTGGAAAGAATTTAAAAAAGAAGATATCGAAATTATTTTTTATTTATCCTATGCTGATGAAAAAAGATCTTATGAAGAAGATTTGACCTATTTTGAATCACTTGCAAAAGAAAAATCTGTTCATTTAATTCGTGTTTGTGGGCCATCGGATGGAAAACCTGCAAGAAGCCTTTATGCTTCTCCGTCGGGGATCAATTGGAAAGTTGGGAAAAGTGAAGAAGACAAAGATGTATTAAAAACTTTGTCAGTAAATGTGATGAGAAGTTATTTATTATAA